One Fontisphaera persica DNA window includes the following coding sequences:
- the glgP gene encoding alpha-glucan family phosphorylase yields the protein MAKPPLMANELTELTVGLNRLARNLWWTWNQEAQEIFSELSPRGWQNLYHNAVAVLHEISDYELKVRLQDHDFADRVRRVLQHFQAYLNEKNTWAAQHAPQFSAHPVAYFCAEFGFHETLPIAAGGLGVLAGDHAKAASDLGLGFVGISLFYREGYFQQAINQDNWQTEYYANLNPRNLPMEPVLDARGEPLIGMVEIAMSEVFFRAWRVNVGRCAVYLLDTNLPENEPHFRDLTLRVYGGDSTTRIMQEILLGVGGVRLLRSLGIQPSVFHMNEGHAAFLTLELIREKMAAGALFADALAATRQECLFTTHTPVEAGHDRFSQDLMSYVGQKFLHNLHLTLPELMSLGRVHPEDPKEPFCMTVLALKCSRAANAVSELHGQVSRRMWHCLYPDRTVDEVPIGHITNGIHLLGWMKGPVRRFWRRKLTSVVEAAPSGGETTSFWVQKPPANWEEQINDPAFWSKMLDPNFITDEEIWALRYRLRRELIEFARRRLLIQGQRFTQRDFIEYDQLLNPDALTIGFARRFATYKRAPLIFQQFDNIVKLCKDKSRPIQFIFAGKAHPRDDEGKRFIQHIIHLSKYSDLKGHLVFIENYDVHVARQMVSGCDIWLNNPRRPLEASGTSGQKAGCHGCLNLSIMDGWWREGYDGTNGFAIGDDSHPDNVEEQDRRDAENLYKVLTTQVIPCFYNRDSSGLPRKWIQMIRRAMATLVPKYTTWRMVQEYVEKYYKTH from the coding sequence ATGGCAAAACCACCTCTGATGGCGAATGAATTAACGGAGTTGACGGTGGGCTTGAATCGCCTGGCCCGCAACTTGTGGTGGACTTGGAACCAGGAGGCACAGGAAATCTTTTCCGAGCTTTCGCCGCGCGGATGGCAAAACCTCTATCACAATGCCGTCGCCGTGCTGCATGAAATCTCCGACTATGAGCTGAAAGTACGCCTGCAGGACCATGATTTTGCCGACCGCGTGCGGCGGGTGTTGCAGCATTTCCAGGCCTACCTCAACGAGAAAAATACCTGGGCGGCTCAACATGCGCCGCAATTCTCGGCGCATCCGGTGGCCTATTTCTGCGCCGAATTTGGTTTTCACGAGACCCTGCCCATCGCCGCCGGCGGCCTGGGGGTGCTGGCCGGCGACCACGCCAAGGCCGCCAGTGATTTGGGCCTCGGTTTTGTGGGCATCTCGCTGTTTTACCGCGAGGGCTATTTCCAACAGGCCATCAACCAGGACAACTGGCAGACCGAATACTACGCCAACTTGAATCCCCGCAATCTGCCCATGGAACCCGTCCTTGATGCGAGGGGCGAGCCTTTGATTGGCATGGTGGAAATTGCCATGAGCGAGGTGTTTTTCCGGGCCTGGCGGGTGAATGTGGGGCGTTGCGCGGTGTATTTGCTGGACACCAATCTCCCGGAAAACGAACCCCATTTTCGGGATTTGACCCTGCGTGTGTATGGCGGCGACAGCACCACCCGCATCATGCAGGAAATTCTCCTGGGCGTGGGCGGGGTGCGCCTGCTGCGCTCCCTGGGCATCCAGCCCTCCGTCTTCCACATGAATGAAGGGCACGCCGCCTTCCTGACACTCGAGTTGATTCGCGAAAAGATGGCCGCCGGCGCCTTGTTTGCGGATGCCCTGGCTGCCACGCGGCAGGAGTGCCTTTTCACCACGCACACGCCGGTGGAAGCTGGCCATGACCGTTTCTCGCAGGATTTAATGAGTTACGTGGGGCAGAAATTCCTGCACAACCTGCACCTCACTTTGCCCGAGCTGATGTCCTTGGGCCGCGTCCATCCCGAGGACCCCAAGGAGCCTTTTTGCATGACGGTCCTGGCCTTGAAATGCTCGCGCGCGGCCAACGCGGTGAGCGAGCTGCACGGCCAGGTCAGCCGCCGCATGTGGCATTGCCTGTATCCGGATCGGACGGTGGATGAAGTCCCCATTGGCCACATCACCAACGGCATTCATTTGCTGGGTTGGATGAAGGGGCCCGTGCGCCGCTTTTGGCGGCGTAAATTGACCAGTGTGGTGGAGGCTGCCCCCTCGGGAGGCGAGACCACCAGTTTTTGGGTGCAGAAACCCCCGGCCAACTGGGAGGAACAGATTAATGACCCGGCCTTTTGGAGCAAGATGCTCGATCCGAATTTTATCACCGATGAAGAAATCTGGGCCTTGCGTTACCGCTTGCGCCGGGAGTTGATTGAGTTTGCCCGCCGTCGCCTGTTGATTCAGGGCCAGCGCTTTACCCAGCGCGATTTCATTGAGTATGACCAGTTGCTCAACCCGGACGCGCTGACGATTGGATTTGCCCGGCGTTTTGCCACCTACAAGCGCGCGCCGCTGATTTTCCAGCAATTCGACAACATCGTCAAGTTGTGCAAGGACAAGTCGCGGCCCATCCAGTTCATCTTTGCCGGCAAGGCGCATCCGCGGGACGATGAGGGCAAGCGCTTCATTCAGCACATCATTCACCTGAGCAAGTACAGCGATTTGAAGGGGCACCTGGTGTTCATCGAAAACTACGATGTGCACGTGGCCCGCCAGATGGTCTCCGGTTGCGATATCTGGCTGAACAATCCCCGCCGTCCGCTGGAGGCCTCCGGCACCAGCGGGCAGAAGGCCGGCTGCCACGGCTGCCTCAACCTGAGCATCATGGATGGCTGGTGGCGCGAAGGCTACGACGGCACCAACGGCTTTGCCATTGGGGATGATTCGCACCCGGACAACGTCGAGGAACAGGACCGCCGTGACGCGGAAAACCTGTATAAAGTGCTCACCACGCAGGTCATTCCGTGCTTCTACAACCGGGATTCTTCCGGCCTGCCGCGCAAGTGGATTCAGATGATTCGCCGGGCCATGGCCACCCTGGTGCCCAAGTACACCACCTGGCGCATGGTGCAGGAGTACGTTGAAAAGTATTACAAAACCCACTGA
- the rlmN gene encoding 23S rRNA (adenine(2503)-C(2))-methyltransferase RlmN: MTKPTEAAAASPAPQPRALQALTREELLAAVVEVGAPAYRADQILQWLYEHRVDSWEAMSNLPRSFREQGQRLWPLRTLSPVRVQGSRDATCKFLWQLADGAFVESVLIPANPALYGDRSDRRTLCVSTQVGCAYGCKFCASGLLGWKRNLTPDEIVEQVLAVERWQARQTASDSHPPAAQGGRAVDNLVIMGMGEPLANYAHLMKALTILNAPWGGGIGARKITVSTSGLAPQIRQLAEQPLQVQLAISLHGATDEVRARIMPVNRKYPVSELMAACEYYVARKGRMITLEYILIEGVNDALSEAPKLAALARRLHAKVNLIPYNHVDGLPWKRPAQAHCEAFLKVLQQRRVTATLRREKGHDIDAACGQLRLRMERELAGAAAAPPR; this comes from the coding sequence ATTACAAAACCCACTGAGGCGGCGGCGGCCTCCCCCGCGCCCCAACCGCGCGCCCTGCAGGCGTTGACCCGCGAGGAATTGCTCGCCGCGGTGGTGGAGGTCGGTGCGCCCGCCTACCGCGCCGACCAGATTTTGCAGTGGCTCTACGAGCATCGCGTGGACTCCTGGGAGGCGATGAGCAACTTGCCCCGGAGCTTCCGCGAGCAGGGACAGCGGCTCTGGCCGTTGCGTACCCTGTCTCCGGTCCGGGTGCAGGGGAGCCGGGACGCCACCTGCAAGTTTTTGTGGCAGTTGGCCGACGGCGCTTTCGTGGAAAGCGTGCTCATTCCCGCCAACCCGGCGCTTTATGGCGACCGCAGTGACCGCCGCACTTTGTGTGTGTCCACCCAGGTGGGGTGTGCTTATGGGTGCAAGTTTTGCGCCAGTGGATTGTTGGGATGGAAACGCAACCTGACCCCGGATGAAATCGTCGAGCAGGTGCTGGCGGTGGAGCGCTGGCAGGCACGACAGACCGCCAGCGACTCCCACCCGCCGGCCGCCCAGGGCGGACGGGCCGTGGACAATCTGGTCATCATGGGCATGGGAGAGCCGCTGGCCAACTATGCCCACTTGATGAAGGCGCTGACCATTTTGAACGCCCCTTGGGGCGGCGGCATCGGGGCGCGCAAAATCACCGTCTCCACCAGCGGATTGGCGCCGCAAATCCGGCAGCTCGCCGAGCAGCCGCTGCAGGTGCAACTGGCCATCAGCCTGCATGGGGCCACCGATGAAGTGCGCGCCCGCATCATGCCCGTGAACCGCAAATACCCCGTGAGCGAATTAATGGCGGCTTGTGAATACTATGTGGCCCGCAAAGGCCGCATGATTACGCTGGAGTACATCCTCATCGAAGGGGTGAATGACGCCTTGAGTGAGGCGCCCAAACTGGCGGCCCTGGCGCGGCGGCTGCACGCCAAGGTCAACCTGATTCCTTATAACCATGTGGATGGTCTGCCCTGGAAACGGCCTGCCCAAGCGCATTGCGAAGCCTTCCTGAAAGTTCTGCAACAGCGGCGTGTCACCGCGACCTTGCGCCGCGAGAAGGGCCACGATATTGACGCGGCGTGCGGCCAGTTGCGCCTGCGCATGGAGCGAGAACTGGCCGGCGCTGCTGCCGCCCCTCCACGCTGA
- a CDS encoding YgaP family membrane protein, protein MRGSFFAPNISRTGRWLRGVSGLLAIAGGLYLALASGQRWGWFIVAAGVFMLYEALRGWCLARACGIKTRW, encoded by the coding sequence ATGCGCGGTTCATTTTTTGCGCCAAACATTTCCCGGACCGGACGCTGGCTCCGGGGCGTGAGCGGTTTGCTTGCTATTGCCGGCGGCCTGTATCTTGCCTTGGCTTCCGGACAGAGATGGGGGTGGTTCATCGTGGCGGCCGGGGTTTTCATGCTGTACGAAGCGTTGCGGGGCTGGTGCCTCGCGCGCGCTTGCGGCATCAAAACGCGGTGGTGA
- a CDS encoding ATP-dependent DNA helicase yields MTIGPVEWQPSATDLVQQVASIFGPDGLLSHSPNFEYRPQQQQMAVAVAEALLKQEHLAVEAGTGVGKSLAYLVPAILYAVQHEKKAVVATYTINLQEQLMDKDLPMLAAILPVKFSYTMLKGRGNYLCTRRLHKAMEQAQSLFTSPEIEELKRIYEWSLETRDGSLSDFATEPNPRVWEQVCSERGLCSPKLCGPGSEFAQHHTPCFFQRARARILSADVLVLNHTLFFTLLNSLEDTKEEGVLFNNDFIIFDEAHNVEAVASRNIGVSVSNSQLRWALQKLWNPRTEKGLLATLRRGREVQMVAEVLKAGEEFFGRVEAACEELAAQAGARTGTRSGARRQSGLTTSEKQRAWGELRIRRPDVVQDTLSAPILRLREAISDLIKISEDKETGQELAEANRRLNELREGLAAFLSQVAEDHVYWVERAGKTQNLITLNAAPVDVADYLQRTLFRSNTSIIMTSATLALNAAAPASSAATAPAPGGRSGPSRRRALPTGMDYFLKRVGASPARALQVGSPFDYARQMRVYLVQKMPEPTESGYREALQHWIEHFIRLTHGKAFVLFTNYKLMQDIGLAMQPFFDELGIECFIQGTGTPRSVMLERFKADRDSVLFGTDSFWQGVDVPGESLSNVIITRLPFAVPDHPLIEARLEAIEARGGDSFYEFSLPEAILKFRQGVGRLIRTKQDTGVVVILDNRILSKAYGTAFLQSLPDCPREIV; encoded by the coding sequence ATGACGATTGGACCTGTGGAATGGCAGCCCTCCGCCACCGACCTGGTACAACAGGTCGCGTCCATCTTTGGGCCGGACGGGCTGCTGTCGCATTCCCCCAATTTTGAATACCGCCCGCAGCAGCAGCAAATGGCCGTGGCGGTGGCGGAGGCGTTGCTCAAACAAGAGCACCTGGCCGTGGAAGCCGGCACTGGTGTGGGCAAGAGCCTGGCTTATCTGGTGCCCGCGATTTTATATGCGGTGCAGCACGAAAAGAAGGCGGTGGTGGCCACCTACACCATCAACCTGCAGGAGCAGCTCATGGACAAAGACCTGCCCATGCTGGCGGCCATTCTGCCGGTGAAGTTCAGTTACACGATGCTTAAAGGCCGCGGCAATTACCTGTGCACCCGGCGTCTGCACAAGGCCATGGAGCAGGCGCAAAGCCTCTTCACGTCGCCCGAGATTGAAGAGCTGAAGCGCATTTATGAATGGAGCCTGGAAACCAGGGATGGGAGCCTGTCCGACTTTGCCACCGAGCCCAACCCCCGCGTGTGGGAGCAGGTCTGCTCCGAGCGCGGCCTCTGCTCGCCCAAACTTTGCGGACCCGGCTCCGAGTTTGCCCAGCACCACACCCCTTGCTTTTTCCAGCGCGCCCGCGCCCGGATTTTGTCGGCGGATGTGCTGGTATTAAATCACACCCTGTTCTTCACCCTGCTCAACAGCCTCGAAGACACCAAAGAGGAGGGGGTGCTGTTTAACAACGATTTCATCATCTTCGACGAGGCGCACAACGTGGAGGCGGTGGCCTCGCGCAACATTGGCGTGAGCGTTTCCAACAGCCAGTTGCGCTGGGCGCTGCAAAAGCTGTGGAATCCCCGCACGGAAAAAGGGCTGCTGGCCACCCTGCGCCGGGGGCGTGAGGTGCAGATGGTGGCGGAGGTCTTGAAGGCCGGGGAGGAGTTTTTTGGGCGCGTGGAAGCGGCGTGCGAGGAGCTGGCGGCGCAAGCGGGCGCCAGAACCGGCACGCGCAGCGGCGCCCGCCGCCAGTCCGGCCTCACGACGTCCGAGAAACAACGGGCCTGGGGCGAGCTGCGCATCCGGCGGCCGGACGTGGTTCAGGACACCCTGTCCGCGCCCATTCTCCGGCTGCGCGAGGCCATCAGTGACCTGATTAAAATCAGCGAGGACAAGGAAACGGGGCAGGAGCTGGCGGAGGCCAACCGCCGATTGAATGAGTTGCGCGAGGGGCTGGCCGCTTTTCTGAGCCAGGTGGCCGAGGATCACGTGTACTGGGTGGAGCGGGCCGGGAAAACCCAGAATCTCATCACTTTGAATGCCGCGCCGGTGGATGTCGCCGATTATTTACAGCGCACGCTTTTCCGTTCCAATACGTCCATCATCATGACGAGCGCCACGCTGGCGTTGAACGCCGCTGCTCCGGCGTCATCGGCTGCAACCGCCCCTGCTCCCGGCGGGCGTTCCGGTCCGTCGCGTCGCCGCGCCCTGCCGACGGGCATGGATTATTTTCTCAAGCGGGTGGGCGCGTCGCCCGCCCGCGCGCTGCAGGTTGGCTCGCCTTTCGATTATGCGCGCCAGATGCGGGTGTACCTGGTGCAAAAAATGCCGGAGCCTACGGAAAGCGGCTATCGCGAGGCGCTGCAACATTGGATTGAGCATTTCATCCGCCTGACCCACGGCAAGGCGTTCGTGCTCTTCACCAATTACAAACTCATGCAGGATATCGGGCTGGCCATGCAGCCCTTTTTTGACGAACTGGGCATTGAGTGTTTCATCCAGGGCACTGGCACGCCGCGGTCGGTGATGCTTGAGCGATTCAAGGCGGACCGCGATTCCGTGTTGTTTGGCACTGATAGCTTCTGGCAGGGCGTGGACGTACCGGGCGAGTCCCTTTCCAACGTCATCATCACCCGCCTGCCCTTTGCCGTGCCGGACCATCCGCTCATCGAGGCGCGACTGGAAGCCATCGAAGCACGCGGGGGGGACAGTTTTTATGAGTTCAGCCTCCCGGAGGCGATTCTGAAATTCCGCCAGGGCGTAGGCCGGCTCATTCGGACCAAACAGGACACCGGGGTAGTGGTGATTCTGGATAACCGCATTCTCAGCAAAGCCTACGGGACGGCCTTTTTGCAATCGCTGCCGGATTGTCCCCGGGAAATTGTGTAG
- the ffh gene encoding signal recognition particle protein, with the protein MFDALSSKLQNVFRNLRGLGKITESNVADSLREVRMALLEADVNFKVARDFIERVKQKSLGVEVIQSIQPGQQIVKIIHDELVALLGSENSGLELRSSPASILMVGLHGSGKTTSSGKLARLLHKQGRQPLLVAADVYRPAAMDQLETLGRQLNLPVFVKRGEKDVLRIAREAMDYARENHRGTLIFDTAGRLQIDEPLVQELVRLKELVQPDEILLVLDAATGQEAVNVATHFDRALGVTGAILTKLDGDARGGAALSFKSVVGRPIKFVGVGEKLEDFEPFHPERMASRILGMGDVVSLVERAAEAVDLAEAQKLEEKLRKGEFTLEDFLEQLRQMKKLGPLENIVKMLPGGAEMAKGNDLSKSEKEFRRMEGILCAMTREERRNPSLLNARRRQRIARGSGVTVAEVNTLLNKYYQMQQMMKKLGKLQKKMARFGGMLPRGF; encoded by the coding sequence ATGTTTGATGCGTTATCCAGCAAACTGCAAAATGTGTTCCGCAACCTGCGCGGGCTGGGGAAAATCACGGAAAGCAACGTGGCCGACTCCCTGCGCGAGGTCCGCATGGCTTTGCTGGAGGCGGACGTCAATTTCAAGGTGGCCCGCGATTTCATCGAGCGCGTCAAACAAAAATCCCTCGGCGTCGAGGTCATTCAAAGCATTCAGCCCGGCCAGCAAATCGTCAAAATCATTCATGATGAGCTGGTGGCCCTGCTGGGCTCCGAAAACAGCGGCCTCGAGCTGCGGAGCAGCCCGGCCAGCATTTTGATGGTGGGATTGCACGGCAGCGGCAAAACCACCAGCAGCGGCAAGCTGGCCCGGTTGCTGCACAAACAAGGCCGGCAACCCCTCCTGGTGGCGGCAGATGTCTATCGCCCTGCGGCCATGGACCAATTGGAAACTCTGGGCCGCCAGTTGAACCTGCCGGTATTTGTGAAGCGCGGTGAAAAAGATGTCCTCCGCATCGCACGCGAGGCCATGGACTACGCCCGTGAAAACCACCGGGGCACGTTGATTTTTGACACCGCTGGCCGCCTCCAGATTGACGAGCCGCTGGTGCAGGAGCTGGTGCGGCTCAAAGAGCTGGTGCAGCCCGATGAAATCCTGCTGGTGCTGGACGCGGCCACCGGCCAGGAAGCGGTCAATGTGGCCACGCATTTCGACCGGGCCCTGGGGGTCACGGGCGCCATCCTGACCAAGCTCGACGGTGACGCGCGTGGTGGCGCAGCCCTCAGCTTCAAGAGCGTGGTGGGCCGCCCCATTAAATTTGTGGGCGTGGGCGAAAAATTGGAGGACTTTGAGCCGTTTCACCCCGAGCGCATGGCCTCGCGCATCCTGGGCATGGGCGATGTGGTCAGTCTGGTGGAGCGCGCCGCCGAAGCGGTGGATTTGGCAGAGGCCCAAAAGCTCGAGGAAAAACTGCGCAAAGGTGAGTTCACCCTGGAGGATTTTCTCGAGCAGTTGCGCCAGATGAAGAAGCTCGGCCCGCTGGAAAACATCGTAAAAATGCTGCCAGGTGGCGCGGAAATGGCCAAAGGCAACGATTTGAGCAAGTCCGAAAAGGAGTTCCGCCGCATGGAGGGCATTCTCTGCGCCATGACCCGGGAGGAGCGGCGCAACCCTTCCCTTCTCAACGCGCGCCGGCGCCAACGCATCGCGCGGGGCAGCGGCGTCACGGTGGCCGAGGTCAACACCCTTTTGAACAAGTATTACCAGATGCAGCAAATGATGAAGAAATTGGGCAAGCTGCAGAAAAAAATGGCAAGGTTTGGCGGGATGCTTCCTCGCGGATTTTAA
- a CDS encoding phosphodiester glycosidase family protein, whose protein sequence is MRHVGLPWQLRTSLAIGVGLFLVLVLTFSLADTPSAAARQDEAVYRHYLLRNATNGPVSVHVVRLSRSHPWRLETTLARNREDGLATLRELVQHVPPPAPLAAINGDFYARGGFLPGDPRGLMMAHGELLSAPSGGAVFWVDREGRWHLDNVKSLFTIAWSGTQAEPLGLNEALRGTRPVLYTAAYGRTTPSAAGRFVRELVLEPVEGRFPLPLRPGVSFRARVHTVSETGQTPLSPHTLVLAVSTNWLARNFLPLPGMTVRISLRMEPDLETAMTALGGGPIMIQGGKQRVHGDKAPHPKLPNTIKHIWDRHPRSALGWNREALFLVAVDGRMPGWSDGWKIPELAAFMRKELGCTEAINLDGGGSTSLWFDGELRNSPADGEERPVANALLIYR, encoded by the coding sequence ATGCGGCACGTTGGGCTACCATGGCAACTGCGCACCAGCCTGGCTATAGGGGTGGGTTTGTTTCTGGTTTTGGTGCTGACTTTCAGCCTGGCGGATACCCCCTCCGCTGCCGCGAGGCAGGACGAAGCCGTATATCGGCATTATTTGCTGCGCAACGCCACCAATGGCCCCGTATCCGTGCACGTGGTGCGGTTGAGCCGAAGCCATCCGTGGCGGCTGGAGACCACGTTGGCCCGCAACCGGGAGGATGGGCTGGCCACCCTCCGCGAGCTGGTGCAACATGTCCCCCCGCCTGCCCCCCTGGCGGCGATTAATGGTGATTTCTATGCCCGCGGCGGTTTTTTGCCGGGAGACCCCCGGGGGTTGATGATGGCGCACGGGGAATTGTTAAGCGCACCCTCCGGTGGCGCCGTTTTCTGGGTGGATAGAGAGGGCCGCTGGCACTTGGACAACGTCAAATCCCTTTTCACCATCGCCTGGAGTGGCACCCAAGCCGAACCCCTGGGACTCAACGAGGCATTGCGTGGAACACGGCCTGTGCTCTACACGGCGGCTTATGGCCGGACCACTCCTTCGGCGGCGGGGCGCTTTGTCCGGGAACTGGTACTGGAGCCGGTGGAAGGCAGGTTTCCCCTGCCCTTGCGGCCGGGCGTCAGCTTTCGGGCCCGGGTGCACACCGTCAGTGAGACCGGCCAAACGCCATTGTCCCCCCATACCCTGGTGCTGGCCGTGTCCACCAACTGGCTGGCCAGGAACTTCCTGCCCTTGCCTGGGATGACGGTGCGGATTTCCCTGCGAATGGAGCCGGATTTGGAAACGGCCATGACGGCGTTGGGGGGTGGTCCCATCATGATTCAAGGGGGCAAACAAAGGGTGCACGGGGACAAGGCGCCCCATCCCAAATTGCCCAATACCATCAAACACATCTGGGACCGGCACCCGCGCAGCGCATTGGGATGGAATCGCGAAGCCCTGTTTCTGGTGGCGGTGGATGGGCGCATGCCGGGATGGTCCGACGGCTGGAAGATTCCTGAGCTGGCGGCATTTATGCGCAAGGAATTGGGCTGCACCGAGGCCATCAATCTGGATGGGGGCGGCTCCACCTCGCTGTGGTTTGATGGCGAACTGCGAAACAGCCCCGCTGACGGCGAGGAACGGCCGGTAGCCAATGCCTTGTTGATTTATCGTTGA
- a CDS encoding response regulator transcription factor: MKILVVEDDPIVATIYTRALDKAGYQVDVIADGSDAFHALHTKGYDLVLLDIMLPNMDGMAILRRIRAQKKFEFLPIIVITGVQKALQAQILNAGATLVMSKGEVSPQKLVEAVKEQLAAAPQPPLELLPEPVAEELVQKRPDLRTQAPPAPPANLQLRLADNPDSPPPPKFKSDGLKTPDVKIVEDREQESKKGGFFSRLFGKK, translated from the coding sequence ATGAAAATACTGGTGGTGGAGGATGACCCGATTGTGGCCACGATTTACACCCGGGCCCTGGATAAAGCCGGATACCAGGTGGACGTGATTGCGGATGGGTCTGACGCCTTCCATGCCTTGCATACCAAAGGATATGACCTGGTATTGCTCGATATTATGCTGCCCAACATGGATGGCATGGCCATACTTCGGCGGATTCGGGCCCAAAAGAAGTTTGAGTTTCTTCCCATCATTGTAATTACCGGTGTGCAAAAGGCATTGCAGGCGCAGATTCTCAACGCCGGAGCCACCCTGGTAATGTCCAAAGGCGAGGTCTCACCGCAAAAACTGGTCGAAGCCGTAAAAGAACAACTCGCCGCAGCCCCTCAACCGCCGCTGGAACTGCTGCCCGAACCGGTGGCGGAGGAGCTGGTCCAAAAGCGGCCAGATTTACGCACGCAAGCGCCGCCTGCTCCACCGGCTAATTTGCAACTTCGCCTGGCCGACAATCCTGACTCCCCTCCCCCACCAAAGTTCAAGTCGGATGGGCTGAAGACACCCGACGTCAAAATCGTCGAGGACCGCGAGCAGGAAAGCAAAAAGGGTGGTTTTTTCAGTCGCCTGTTTGGCAAAAAATAA